The following proteins come from a genomic window of Parambassis ranga chromosome 4, fParRan2.1, whole genome shotgun sequence:
- the LOC114434168 gene encoding arf-GAP with coiled-coil, ANK repeat and PH domain-containing protein 2-like isoform X1, which yields MKITVDFEECLKDSPRFRATIEEVEGDVCELESKLDKLVKLCIGMIDAGKAYNAANKQFVNGIRELAQQSTKDEVIESSLTKFAESLQEMINYHTILFDQAQRSIKTQLQTFVKDDIRKFKEAKKQFDKVSEEKEAALIKNAQAPRNKQHEVEEATNILTATRKCFRHIVLDYVLQINVLQSKRRSEILKSMLSFMYAHLTFFHQGYDLFSELQPLMKQLGGQLDQLVVDAAKEKRDMEQKHSTIQQKSVKAALQEVSEQDIIPDCRDFCAWRSTSDFSNDDTKLEYNVDADNGIAMEGYLFKRASNAFKTWNRRWFSIQNNQLVYQKKFKDNPTVVVEDLRLCTVKHCEDIERRFCFEVVSPTKSCMMQADSEKLRQAWIKAVQNSIATAFRNKGDDGEKLDRKSSTSTGSLDSGGEPKERSLKGESALQKVLAIPGNTCCCDCGQPDPRWASINLGITLCIQCSGIHRSLGVHFSKVRSLTLDTWEPELLKLMCELGNGVINQIYEARREELGARKPQPGDPRHEVEAYIKAKYVDRRFVRRPSDEELRNKVVSLSKQEKRLSSSSEHLPPRPPPPTPKLRPGSNVSGQSVKSADSGIQNSADGSREMLATTPSNNSLADGDVAESPPMPMPATLPPPSPCKEMVFYEPKEYSPGLQLYWASCARSLPDMAEALAHGAEVNWVNTDEDKRTPLIMAVQGGSLVTCEFLLQNAANVNQQDAQGRGPLHHATMLGHTGQVCLFLKRGANQNAADIDEKTPLTIAVEAANADIVTLLRLAKMNEEMREAEGPYSQSGDETYQDIFQDFTQMASNDPDKLNRYQQYDPQRP from the exons AGCCACCATAGAGGAAGTGGAGGGGGATGTGTGCGAGTTGGAATCCAAGCTTGACAAA TTGGTGAAGTTGTGTATTGGGATGATTGATGCCGGTAAAGCCTACAATGCAGCCAACAAACAGTTTGTGAATGGGATCCGGGAGCTTGCCCAGCAGTCCACCAAAGATGAGGTTATCGag TCCAGTCTCACAAAGTTTGCAGAAAGCCTGCAGGAGATGATCAACTATCACACG ATATTATTCGATCAGGCCCAGAGATCAATTAAGACCCAGCTTCAAACGTTTGTGAAAGA TGACATACGTAAGTTCAAAGAAGCCAAGAAGCAATTTGACAAAGTGAGTGAAGAAAAGGAGGCAGCACTGATCAAGAATGCTCAAGCTCCCCGCAATAAGCAGcatgaggtggaggaggccaCCAACATCCTCACTGCCACACGAAAGTGCTTCAGACACATTGTCCTTGACTATGTCTTACAG aTAAATGTGTTGCAGTCCAAAAGAAGATCAGAAATACTGAAATCT ATGCTGTCCTTCATGTACGCCCACCTGACGTTCTTCCACCAAGGTTATGACCTCTTCAGTGAACTGCAGCCTCTTATGAAACAGCTCGGAGGACAG TTGGACCAGCTGGTGGTGGATGCTGCCAAAGAGAAAAGGGACATGGAACAGAAACACTCCACTATCCAGCAAAAG TCAGTGAAG GCTGCTCTGCAG GAGGTGTCAGAGCAGGACATTATACCAGACTGCCGCGACTTTTGCGCTTGGAGGTCGACCTCC gatttcTCGAATGATGACACCAAGCTGGAGTACAATGTGGATGCAGACAATGGCATCGCAATGGAGGGATACCTTTTTAAGAGGGCCAGCAATGCCTTCAAGACATGGAACAG GCGTTGGTTCTCCATCCAAAACAATCAGCTAGTTTACCAGAAGAAATTTAAG GACAACCCAACAGTGGTGGTAGAAGACTTAAGGCTATGTACAGTCAAACACTGTGAGGACATAGAGCGTCGCTTCTGTTTCGAAGTAGTTTCACCCACTAA GAGCTGTATGATGCAAGCAGACTCAGAGAAGCTGCGACAGGCTTGGATCAAAGCTGTCCAGAACAGCATCGCCACCGCCTTCCGCAACAAGGGAGATGATGGCGAG AAGCTGGATAGGAAGTCATCTACCTCGACAGGCAGTCTAGACTCTGGTGGGGAGCCAAAGGAAAGATCTCTGAAAGGAGAGAGTGCCCTGCAGAAGGTCCTGGCCATCCCAGGCAATAcctgctgctgtgactgtgGTCAGCCAGATCCCCGCTGGGCCAGCATCAATCTGGGCATCACCCTCTGTATACAGTGCTCTGGCATCCACAG GAGTCTGGGCGTGCATTTCTCTAAAGTCCGGTCTTTGACTTTGGATACCTGGGAGCCAGAACTACTTAAG TTGATGTGTGAACTGGGGAACGGAGTGATTAATCAGATCTATGAGGCTCGGCGAGAGGAACTAGGAGCTAGAAAACCACAGCCAGGAGACCCAAG ACACGAGGTAGAGGCCTACATCAAGGCCAAGTATGTGGATCGCAGATTTGTCCGCCGGCCTTCAGATGAGGAGCTACGCAATAAAGTGGTTTCTCTGAGCAAACAGGAGAAGaggctgagcagcagctctgaacaTCTGCCACCAAGACCGCCTCCACCCACCCCAAAACTGCGACCTGGCTCGAATGTGTCTGGGCAATCAG TAAAAAGTGCAGACAGCGGCATTCAGAACAGTGCTGATGGAAGCAGGGAGATGCTGGCCACCACCCCTTCCAATAACAGCCTGGCAGATGGAG ATGTTGCTGAGTCTCCACCCATGCCTATGCCTGCTACACTGCCTCCTCCATCGCCATGTAAGGAGATGGTTTTCTATGAGCCCAAGGAGTACAGTCCAGGTCTGCAACTCTACTGGGCCTCATGTGCCCGAAGCCTGCCAGACATGGCGGAGGCACTAGCCCATGGAGCTGAGGTTAACTGGGTCAACACAGACGAGGACAAGAGGACGCCGCTCATTATGGCAGTACAGGGG GGTTCACTGGTTACCTGCGAGTTTCTGCTCCAAAATGCAGCGAATGTGAACCAGCAGGATGCTCAGGGCCGAGGGCCCCTCCACCACGCCACCATGCTGGGACACACAGG gCAAGTGTGTTTATTCTTGAAAAGAGGAGCCAATCAAAATGCTGCAGACATTGACGAGAAAACTCCCCTGACCATAGCAGTGGAGGCAGCCAATGCAGATATTGTCACGCT GTTGCGACTGGCCAAGATGAATGAAGAGATGCGCGAGGCAGAAGGGCCCTACAGCCAGTCAG GAGATGAAACCTACCAGGACATTTTCCAGGATTTCACCCAAATGGCCTCAAATGACCCGGACAAGCTGAACCGTTATCAGCAGTATGACCCACAGCGACCCTGA
- the LOC114434168 gene encoding arf-GAP with coiled-coil, ANK repeat and PH domain-containing protein 2-like isoform X4, whose translation MKITVDFEECLKDSPRFRATIEEVEGDVCELESKLDKLVKLCIGMIDAGKAYNAANKQFVNGIRELAQQSTKDEVIESSLTKFAESLQEMINYHTILFDQAQRSIKTQLQTFVKDDIRKFKEAKKQFDKVSEEKEAALIKNAQAPRNKQHEVEEATNILTATRKCFRHIVLDYVLQINVLQSKRRSEILKSMLSFMYAHLTFFHQGYDLFSELQPLMKQLGGQLDQLVVDAAKEKRDMEQKHSTIQQKAALQDFSNDDTKLEYNVDADNGIAMEGYLFKRASNAFKTWNRRWFSIQNNQLVYQKKFKDNPTVVVEDLRLCTVKHCEDIERRFCFEVVSPTKSCMMQADSEKLRQAWIKAVQNSIATAFRNKGDDGEKLDRKSSTSTGSLDSGGEPKERSLKGESALQKVLAIPGNTCCCDCGQPDPRWASINLGITLCIQCSGIHRSLGVHFSKVRSLTLDTWEPELLKLMCELGNGVINQIYEARREELGARKPQPGDPRHEVEAYIKAKYVDRRFVRRPSDEELRNKVVSLSKQEKRLSSSSEHLPPRPPPPTPKLRPGSNVSGQSVKSADSGIQNSADGSREMLATTPSNNSLADGDVAESPPMPMPATLPPPSPCKEMVFYEPKEYSPGLQLYWASCARSLPDMAEALAHGAEVNWVNTDEDKRTPLIMAVQGGSLVTCEFLLQNAANVNQQDAQGRGPLHHATMLGHTGQVCLFLKRGANQNAADIDEKTPLTIAVEAANADIVTLLRLAKMNEEMREAEGPYSQSGDETYQDIFQDFTQMASNDPDKLNRYQQYDPQRP comes from the exons AGCCACCATAGAGGAAGTGGAGGGGGATGTGTGCGAGTTGGAATCCAAGCTTGACAAA TTGGTGAAGTTGTGTATTGGGATGATTGATGCCGGTAAAGCCTACAATGCAGCCAACAAACAGTTTGTGAATGGGATCCGGGAGCTTGCCCAGCAGTCCACCAAAGATGAGGTTATCGag TCCAGTCTCACAAAGTTTGCAGAAAGCCTGCAGGAGATGATCAACTATCACACG ATATTATTCGATCAGGCCCAGAGATCAATTAAGACCCAGCTTCAAACGTTTGTGAAAGA TGACATACGTAAGTTCAAAGAAGCCAAGAAGCAATTTGACAAAGTGAGTGAAGAAAAGGAGGCAGCACTGATCAAGAATGCTCAAGCTCCCCGCAATAAGCAGcatgaggtggaggaggccaCCAACATCCTCACTGCCACACGAAAGTGCTTCAGACACATTGTCCTTGACTATGTCTTACAG aTAAATGTGTTGCAGTCCAAAAGAAGATCAGAAATACTGAAATCT ATGCTGTCCTTCATGTACGCCCACCTGACGTTCTTCCACCAAGGTTATGACCTCTTCAGTGAACTGCAGCCTCTTATGAAACAGCTCGGAGGACAG TTGGACCAGCTGGTGGTGGATGCTGCCAAAGAGAAAAGGGACATGGAACAGAAACACTCCACTATCCAGCAAAAG GCTGCTCTGCAG gatttcTCGAATGATGACACCAAGCTGGAGTACAATGTGGATGCAGACAATGGCATCGCAATGGAGGGATACCTTTTTAAGAGGGCCAGCAATGCCTTCAAGACATGGAACAG GCGTTGGTTCTCCATCCAAAACAATCAGCTAGTTTACCAGAAGAAATTTAAG GACAACCCAACAGTGGTGGTAGAAGACTTAAGGCTATGTACAGTCAAACACTGTGAGGACATAGAGCGTCGCTTCTGTTTCGAAGTAGTTTCACCCACTAA GAGCTGTATGATGCAAGCAGACTCAGAGAAGCTGCGACAGGCTTGGATCAAAGCTGTCCAGAACAGCATCGCCACCGCCTTCCGCAACAAGGGAGATGATGGCGAG AAGCTGGATAGGAAGTCATCTACCTCGACAGGCAGTCTAGACTCTGGTGGGGAGCCAAAGGAAAGATCTCTGAAAGGAGAGAGTGCCCTGCAGAAGGTCCTGGCCATCCCAGGCAATAcctgctgctgtgactgtgGTCAGCCAGATCCCCGCTGGGCCAGCATCAATCTGGGCATCACCCTCTGTATACAGTGCTCTGGCATCCACAG GAGTCTGGGCGTGCATTTCTCTAAAGTCCGGTCTTTGACTTTGGATACCTGGGAGCCAGAACTACTTAAG TTGATGTGTGAACTGGGGAACGGAGTGATTAATCAGATCTATGAGGCTCGGCGAGAGGAACTAGGAGCTAGAAAACCACAGCCAGGAGACCCAAG ACACGAGGTAGAGGCCTACATCAAGGCCAAGTATGTGGATCGCAGATTTGTCCGCCGGCCTTCAGATGAGGAGCTACGCAATAAAGTGGTTTCTCTGAGCAAACAGGAGAAGaggctgagcagcagctctgaacaTCTGCCACCAAGACCGCCTCCACCCACCCCAAAACTGCGACCTGGCTCGAATGTGTCTGGGCAATCAG TAAAAAGTGCAGACAGCGGCATTCAGAACAGTGCTGATGGAAGCAGGGAGATGCTGGCCACCACCCCTTCCAATAACAGCCTGGCAGATGGAG ATGTTGCTGAGTCTCCACCCATGCCTATGCCTGCTACACTGCCTCCTCCATCGCCATGTAAGGAGATGGTTTTCTATGAGCCCAAGGAGTACAGTCCAGGTCTGCAACTCTACTGGGCCTCATGTGCCCGAAGCCTGCCAGACATGGCGGAGGCACTAGCCCATGGAGCTGAGGTTAACTGGGTCAACACAGACGAGGACAAGAGGACGCCGCTCATTATGGCAGTACAGGGG GGTTCACTGGTTACCTGCGAGTTTCTGCTCCAAAATGCAGCGAATGTGAACCAGCAGGATGCTCAGGGCCGAGGGCCCCTCCACCACGCCACCATGCTGGGACACACAGG gCAAGTGTGTTTATTCTTGAAAAGAGGAGCCAATCAAAATGCTGCAGACATTGACGAGAAAACTCCCCTGACCATAGCAGTGGAGGCAGCCAATGCAGATATTGTCACGCT GTTGCGACTGGCCAAGATGAATGAAGAGATGCGCGAGGCAGAAGGGCCCTACAGCCAGTCAG GAGATGAAACCTACCAGGACATTTTCCAGGATTTCACCCAAATGGCCTCAAATGACCCGGACAAGCTGAACCGTTATCAGCAGTATGACCCACAGCGACCCTGA
- the LOC114434168 gene encoding arf-GAP with coiled-coil, ANK repeat and PH domain-containing protein 2-like isoform X2 gives MKITVDFEECLKDSPRFRATIEEVEGDVCELESKLDKLVKLCIGMIDAGKAYNAANKQFVNGIRELAQQSTKDEVIESSLTKFAESLQEMINYHTILFDQAQRSIKTQLQTFVKDDIRKFKEAKKQFDKVSEEKEAALIKNAQAPRNKQHEVEEATNILTATRKCFRHIVLDYVLQINVLQSKRRSEILKSMLSFMYAHLTFFHQGYDLFSELQPLMKQLGGQLDQLVVDAAKEKRDMEQKHSTIQQKAALQEVSEQDIIPDCRDFCAWRSTSDFSNDDTKLEYNVDADNGIAMEGYLFKRASNAFKTWNRRWFSIQNNQLVYQKKFKDNPTVVVEDLRLCTVKHCEDIERRFCFEVVSPTKSCMMQADSEKLRQAWIKAVQNSIATAFRNKGDDGEKLDRKSSTSTGSLDSGGEPKERSLKGESALQKVLAIPGNTCCCDCGQPDPRWASINLGITLCIQCSGIHRSLGVHFSKVRSLTLDTWEPELLKLMCELGNGVINQIYEARREELGARKPQPGDPRHEVEAYIKAKYVDRRFVRRPSDEELRNKVVSLSKQEKRLSSSSEHLPPRPPPPTPKLRPGSNVSGQSVKSADSGIQNSADGSREMLATTPSNNSLADGDVAESPPMPMPATLPPPSPCKEMVFYEPKEYSPGLQLYWASCARSLPDMAEALAHGAEVNWVNTDEDKRTPLIMAVQGGSLVTCEFLLQNAANVNQQDAQGRGPLHHATMLGHTGQVCLFLKRGANQNAADIDEKTPLTIAVEAANADIVTLLRLAKMNEEMREAEGPYSQSGDETYQDIFQDFTQMASNDPDKLNRYQQYDPQRP, from the exons AGCCACCATAGAGGAAGTGGAGGGGGATGTGTGCGAGTTGGAATCCAAGCTTGACAAA TTGGTGAAGTTGTGTATTGGGATGATTGATGCCGGTAAAGCCTACAATGCAGCCAACAAACAGTTTGTGAATGGGATCCGGGAGCTTGCCCAGCAGTCCACCAAAGATGAGGTTATCGag TCCAGTCTCACAAAGTTTGCAGAAAGCCTGCAGGAGATGATCAACTATCACACG ATATTATTCGATCAGGCCCAGAGATCAATTAAGACCCAGCTTCAAACGTTTGTGAAAGA TGACATACGTAAGTTCAAAGAAGCCAAGAAGCAATTTGACAAAGTGAGTGAAGAAAAGGAGGCAGCACTGATCAAGAATGCTCAAGCTCCCCGCAATAAGCAGcatgaggtggaggaggccaCCAACATCCTCACTGCCACACGAAAGTGCTTCAGACACATTGTCCTTGACTATGTCTTACAG aTAAATGTGTTGCAGTCCAAAAGAAGATCAGAAATACTGAAATCT ATGCTGTCCTTCATGTACGCCCACCTGACGTTCTTCCACCAAGGTTATGACCTCTTCAGTGAACTGCAGCCTCTTATGAAACAGCTCGGAGGACAG TTGGACCAGCTGGTGGTGGATGCTGCCAAAGAGAAAAGGGACATGGAACAGAAACACTCCACTATCCAGCAAAAG GCTGCTCTGCAG GAGGTGTCAGAGCAGGACATTATACCAGACTGCCGCGACTTTTGCGCTTGGAGGTCGACCTCC gatttcTCGAATGATGACACCAAGCTGGAGTACAATGTGGATGCAGACAATGGCATCGCAATGGAGGGATACCTTTTTAAGAGGGCCAGCAATGCCTTCAAGACATGGAACAG GCGTTGGTTCTCCATCCAAAACAATCAGCTAGTTTACCAGAAGAAATTTAAG GACAACCCAACAGTGGTGGTAGAAGACTTAAGGCTATGTACAGTCAAACACTGTGAGGACATAGAGCGTCGCTTCTGTTTCGAAGTAGTTTCACCCACTAA GAGCTGTATGATGCAAGCAGACTCAGAGAAGCTGCGACAGGCTTGGATCAAAGCTGTCCAGAACAGCATCGCCACCGCCTTCCGCAACAAGGGAGATGATGGCGAG AAGCTGGATAGGAAGTCATCTACCTCGACAGGCAGTCTAGACTCTGGTGGGGAGCCAAAGGAAAGATCTCTGAAAGGAGAGAGTGCCCTGCAGAAGGTCCTGGCCATCCCAGGCAATAcctgctgctgtgactgtgGTCAGCCAGATCCCCGCTGGGCCAGCATCAATCTGGGCATCACCCTCTGTATACAGTGCTCTGGCATCCACAG GAGTCTGGGCGTGCATTTCTCTAAAGTCCGGTCTTTGACTTTGGATACCTGGGAGCCAGAACTACTTAAG TTGATGTGTGAACTGGGGAACGGAGTGATTAATCAGATCTATGAGGCTCGGCGAGAGGAACTAGGAGCTAGAAAACCACAGCCAGGAGACCCAAG ACACGAGGTAGAGGCCTACATCAAGGCCAAGTATGTGGATCGCAGATTTGTCCGCCGGCCTTCAGATGAGGAGCTACGCAATAAAGTGGTTTCTCTGAGCAAACAGGAGAAGaggctgagcagcagctctgaacaTCTGCCACCAAGACCGCCTCCACCCACCCCAAAACTGCGACCTGGCTCGAATGTGTCTGGGCAATCAG TAAAAAGTGCAGACAGCGGCATTCAGAACAGTGCTGATGGAAGCAGGGAGATGCTGGCCACCACCCCTTCCAATAACAGCCTGGCAGATGGAG ATGTTGCTGAGTCTCCACCCATGCCTATGCCTGCTACACTGCCTCCTCCATCGCCATGTAAGGAGATGGTTTTCTATGAGCCCAAGGAGTACAGTCCAGGTCTGCAACTCTACTGGGCCTCATGTGCCCGAAGCCTGCCAGACATGGCGGAGGCACTAGCCCATGGAGCTGAGGTTAACTGGGTCAACACAGACGAGGACAAGAGGACGCCGCTCATTATGGCAGTACAGGGG GGTTCACTGGTTACCTGCGAGTTTCTGCTCCAAAATGCAGCGAATGTGAACCAGCAGGATGCTCAGGGCCGAGGGCCCCTCCACCACGCCACCATGCTGGGACACACAGG gCAAGTGTGTTTATTCTTGAAAAGAGGAGCCAATCAAAATGCTGCAGACATTGACGAGAAAACTCCCCTGACCATAGCAGTGGAGGCAGCCAATGCAGATATTGTCACGCT GTTGCGACTGGCCAAGATGAATGAAGAGATGCGCGAGGCAGAAGGGCCCTACAGCCAGTCAG GAGATGAAACCTACCAGGACATTTTCCAGGATTTCACCCAAATGGCCTCAAATGACCCGGACAAGCTGAACCGTTATCAGCAGTATGACCCACAGCGACCCTGA
- the LOC114434168 gene encoding arf-GAP with coiled-coil, ANK repeat and PH domain-containing protein 2-like isoform X5, whose amino-acid sequence MKITVDFEECLKDSPRFRATIEEVEGDVCELESKLDKLVKLCIGMIDAGKAYNAANKQFVNGIRELAQQSTKDEVIESSLTKFAESLQEMINYHTILFDQAQRSIKTQLQTFVKDDIRKFKEAKKQFDKVSEEKEAALIKNAQAPRNKQHEVEEATNILTATRKCFRHIVLDYVLQINVLQSKRRSEILKSMLSFMYAHLTFFHQGYDLFSELQPLMKQLGGQLDQLVVDAAKEKRDMEQKHSTIQQKDFSNDDTKLEYNVDADNGIAMEGYLFKRASNAFKTWNRRWFSIQNNQLVYQKKFKDNPTVVVEDLRLCTVKHCEDIERRFCFEVVSPTKSCMMQADSEKLRQAWIKAVQNSIATAFRNKGDDGEKLDRKSSTSTGSLDSGGEPKERSLKGESALQKVLAIPGNTCCCDCGQPDPRWASINLGITLCIQCSGIHRSLGVHFSKVRSLTLDTWEPELLKLMCELGNGVINQIYEARREELGARKPQPGDPRHEVEAYIKAKYVDRRFVRRPSDEELRNKVVSLSKQEKRLSSSSEHLPPRPPPPTPKLRPGSNVSGQSVKSADSGIQNSADGSREMLATTPSNNSLADGDVAESPPMPMPATLPPPSPCKEMVFYEPKEYSPGLQLYWASCARSLPDMAEALAHGAEVNWVNTDEDKRTPLIMAVQGGSLVTCEFLLQNAANVNQQDAQGRGPLHHATMLGHTGQVCLFLKRGANQNAADIDEKTPLTIAVEAANADIVTLLRLAKMNEEMREAEGPYSQSGDETYQDIFQDFTQMASNDPDKLNRYQQYDPQRP is encoded by the exons AGCCACCATAGAGGAAGTGGAGGGGGATGTGTGCGAGTTGGAATCCAAGCTTGACAAA TTGGTGAAGTTGTGTATTGGGATGATTGATGCCGGTAAAGCCTACAATGCAGCCAACAAACAGTTTGTGAATGGGATCCGGGAGCTTGCCCAGCAGTCCACCAAAGATGAGGTTATCGag TCCAGTCTCACAAAGTTTGCAGAAAGCCTGCAGGAGATGATCAACTATCACACG ATATTATTCGATCAGGCCCAGAGATCAATTAAGACCCAGCTTCAAACGTTTGTGAAAGA TGACATACGTAAGTTCAAAGAAGCCAAGAAGCAATTTGACAAAGTGAGTGAAGAAAAGGAGGCAGCACTGATCAAGAATGCTCAAGCTCCCCGCAATAAGCAGcatgaggtggaggaggccaCCAACATCCTCACTGCCACACGAAAGTGCTTCAGACACATTGTCCTTGACTATGTCTTACAG aTAAATGTGTTGCAGTCCAAAAGAAGATCAGAAATACTGAAATCT ATGCTGTCCTTCATGTACGCCCACCTGACGTTCTTCCACCAAGGTTATGACCTCTTCAGTGAACTGCAGCCTCTTATGAAACAGCTCGGAGGACAG TTGGACCAGCTGGTGGTGGATGCTGCCAAAGAGAAAAGGGACATGGAACAGAAACACTCCACTATCCAGCAAAAG gatttcTCGAATGATGACACCAAGCTGGAGTACAATGTGGATGCAGACAATGGCATCGCAATGGAGGGATACCTTTTTAAGAGGGCCAGCAATGCCTTCAAGACATGGAACAG GCGTTGGTTCTCCATCCAAAACAATCAGCTAGTTTACCAGAAGAAATTTAAG GACAACCCAACAGTGGTGGTAGAAGACTTAAGGCTATGTACAGTCAAACACTGTGAGGACATAGAGCGTCGCTTCTGTTTCGAAGTAGTTTCACCCACTAA GAGCTGTATGATGCAAGCAGACTCAGAGAAGCTGCGACAGGCTTGGATCAAAGCTGTCCAGAACAGCATCGCCACCGCCTTCCGCAACAAGGGAGATGATGGCGAG AAGCTGGATAGGAAGTCATCTACCTCGACAGGCAGTCTAGACTCTGGTGGGGAGCCAAAGGAAAGATCTCTGAAAGGAGAGAGTGCCCTGCAGAAGGTCCTGGCCATCCCAGGCAATAcctgctgctgtgactgtgGTCAGCCAGATCCCCGCTGGGCCAGCATCAATCTGGGCATCACCCTCTGTATACAGTGCTCTGGCATCCACAG GAGTCTGGGCGTGCATTTCTCTAAAGTCCGGTCTTTGACTTTGGATACCTGGGAGCCAGAACTACTTAAG TTGATGTGTGAACTGGGGAACGGAGTGATTAATCAGATCTATGAGGCTCGGCGAGAGGAACTAGGAGCTAGAAAACCACAGCCAGGAGACCCAAG ACACGAGGTAGAGGCCTACATCAAGGCCAAGTATGTGGATCGCAGATTTGTCCGCCGGCCTTCAGATGAGGAGCTACGCAATAAAGTGGTTTCTCTGAGCAAACAGGAGAAGaggctgagcagcagctctgaacaTCTGCCACCAAGACCGCCTCCACCCACCCCAAAACTGCGACCTGGCTCGAATGTGTCTGGGCAATCAG TAAAAAGTGCAGACAGCGGCATTCAGAACAGTGCTGATGGAAGCAGGGAGATGCTGGCCACCACCCCTTCCAATAACAGCCTGGCAGATGGAG ATGTTGCTGAGTCTCCACCCATGCCTATGCCTGCTACACTGCCTCCTCCATCGCCATGTAAGGAGATGGTTTTCTATGAGCCCAAGGAGTACAGTCCAGGTCTGCAACTCTACTGGGCCTCATGTGCCCGAAGCCTGCCAGACATGGCGGAGGCACTAGCCCATGGAGCTGAGGTTAACTGGGTCAACACAGACGAGGACAAGAGGACGCCGCTCATTATGGCAGTACAGGGG GGTTCACTGGTTACCTGCGAGTTTCTGCTCCAAAATGCAGCGAATGTGAACCAGCAGGATGCTCAGGGCCGAGGGCCCCTCCACCACGCCACCATGCTGGGACACACAGG gCAAGTGTGTTTATTCTTGAAAAGAGGAGCCAATCAAAATGCTGCAGACATTGACGAGAAAACTCCCCTGACCATAGCAGTGGAGGCAGCCAATGCAGATATTGTCACGCT GTTGCGACTGGCCAAGATGAATGAAGAGATGCGCGAGGCAGAAGGGCCCTACAGCCAGTCAG GAGATGAAACCTACCAGGACATTTTCCAGGATTTCACCCAAATGGCCTCAAATGACCCGGACAAGCTGAACCGTTATCAGCAGTATGACCCACAGCGACCCTGA